A region of Arabidopsis thaliana chromosome 5, partial sequence DNA encodes the following proteins:
- a CDS encoding Leucine-rich repeat (LRR) family protein (Leucine-rich repeat (LRR) family protein; INVOLVED IN: defense response; LOCATED IN: cytosol; EXPRESSED IN: 22 plant structures; EXPRESSED DURING: 13 growth stages; CONTAINS InterPro DOMAIN/s: Disease resistance protein (InterPro:IPR000767); BEST Arabidopsis thaliana protein match is: NB-ARC domain-containing disease resistance protein (TAIR:AT4G19050.1); Has 30201 Blast hits to 17322 proteins in 780 species: Archae - 12; Bacteria - 1396; Metazoa - 17338; Fungi - 3422; Plants - 5037; Viruses - 0; Other Eukaryotes - 2996 (source: NCBI BLink).) produces MSDPLKMAAETEEIKPVPAAMGEKKDVVLCKKIVETLGGGGDQRVLLVGEAGIGKTRMAQMVDKEASKDVLCYQTLWLHLNRKFKVNDNYIKEKKFEDEWSLYENIASQLSLYSDFEETEVGERDEDEEEEKKVEDLLKDLKPKIEKYLLEKKEAVVKKLEDDKKKKEKEAAEKLEAEKKLVDPAAKKAKDHGNKNPTDAAKEKTTQVVAGGEDKAQTSSERKPYLLLILDDEGMTSEYEVMVHLGLEDFLKDHTPRKILITRRQETEEATKSGEHAEGEANDSQSGEKKEDTDGEDEIRSADKEEPESQARVKTEEKHEKVVPPTIDDLWGSTNTYGEITFQTTNESQDLLESFNLKEAEALFTSSMFFKDMPNFFFDPVPGTDEKLLNHMLKKSKSLPAAINVLAKSLEYTVKSKSYKLNKDEEERLLKEKIEMVLSAERGNPSDQESSSESPKKASGENPILLLAYKLFKTDGPLKDTILDCFWHSLDFFEHCGCVYYRDLITQWILEGYFDPVRSVEKAYQDGHSIFMELIDRGMLKIQENNVVVPEMAMRNVIDPRRGGHLGKSRLGFSRVYGGNKRKGIGKITQLDDMIKTVQAKKGDKITTILVSGDRLRRVTPKKFFKNLKELEVLGLFEPTVKPFVPSFSDQLKLLRVLIIRDCDLLKSIEELKALTKLNTLEVSGASSLSKISEKFFESFPELRSLHLSGLKIESSPPSISGLKELHCLIIKDCPLLQDLPNIQELVNLEVVDVSGASGLRTCFDNADGAKKNKSKNKNFYLLTKLQHLDFSGSQIERLPIFQDSAVAAKLHSLTRLLLRNCSKLRRLPSLKPLSGLQILDLSGTTSLVEMLEVCFEDKLELKTLNLSGTNLSELATTIEDLSSLNELLLRDCINLDAIPNIEKLENLEVIDVSGSAKLAKIEGSFEKMFYLRVVDLSGTQVETPELPADTKIHCLKRFTRADGKCFERDTWREIKEDIERDRSENASSSDAVVISQEITEKKPVEIREVESNAPRASDCTEKVDVNKERLLKVPIDRALYQKALTSLVDSKIPQEEVLEINETNKLDEEALASAEFVSFVDCTPERVKSIFEKAKLVKGCWLRMCFDIKDPFDGVDEENLKSLETLSITNLLSLETISFIAKLENLKNLSLDCCPKIKTIFPEMPASLPVLNLKHCENLEKVVVGVEVSTHTNLDLKVENCPKFGDYVMVDHSDVPPPHEC; encoded by the exons ATGTCTGATCCGTTGAAGATGGCGGCCGAGACGGAGGAGATTAAACCAG TTCCAGCAGCAATGGGAGAAAAGAAGGATGTGGTGTTGTGTAAGAAGATAGTGGAAACTCTGGGAGGAGGTGGTGATCAAAGAGTATTGCTGGTTGGCGAAGCTGGGATCGGGAAGACAAGGATGGCACAAATGGTTGACAAAGAAGCCTCTAAGGATGTTCTTTGCTACCAGACTCTCTGGTTGCATCTCAACAGGAAGTTTAAAGTCAACGACAACTATatcaaggagaagaagtttgAAGACGAATGGTCTCTTTATGAGAACATAGCTTCACAGCTATCTTTATACTCTGATTTTGAAGAGACTGAAGTCGGTgaaagagatgaagatgaggaagaggagaagaaggttgAAGATTTGCTCAAGGATTTGAAGCCCAAGATTGAGAAGTATCTCTTGGAAAAGAAGGAAGCCGTCGTGAAAAAATTGGAGgatgacaagaagaagaaggagaaggaagccGCAGAGAAACTGGAGGCTGAGAAAAAACTGGTGGATCCGGCTgcgaaaaaagcaaaagaccATGGAAACAAGAATCCAACCGATGCCGCAAAGGAGAAAACGACTCAAGTAGTAGCCGGAGGAGAGGATAAAGCTCAGACATCATCTGAAAGAAAGCCGtatcttcttttgattcttgaCGATGAAGGAATGACCAGTGAGTACGAGGTGATGGTGCATTTAGGCCTTGAGGATTTTCTGAAAGATCACACACCTCGAAAAATCCTTATTACAAGAAGACAAGAAACTGAGGAGGCTACAAAATCTGGTGAGCATGCTGAGGGGGAGGCAAATGATTCGCAATCCGGGGAAAAGAAAGAGGACACAGATGGTGAAGACGAAATTAGATCAGCTGATAAGGAGGAACCTGAGTCTCAAGCCCGGGtcaaaacagaggagaaacaTGAAAAAGTTGTACCTCCTACCATAGATGACTTATGGGGGAGCACAAACACTTATGGTGAAATTACGTTCCAGACCACAAATGAGTCACAAGATTTACTTGAATCATTCAACCTAAAGGAGGCAGAGGCTTTATTTACTTCGTCCATGTTTTTCAAGGATATGccaaattttttctttgacccCGTTCCTGGGACTGATGAGAAACTGTTAAACCACATGCTGAAAAAGAGCAAGAGTTTGCCAGCTGCAATCAACGTGCTCGCCAAGTCCCTAGAGTACACTGTCAAGAGCAAGTCCTATAAGCTTAATAAGgacgaagaagagaggttactaaaagaaaagatagaaATGGTTCTCTCGGCTGAGCGGGGTAATCCATCCGACCAGGAATCTAGTTCTGAGAGCCCTAAGAAAGCAAGTGGAGAAAATCCAATCCTGCTTCTTGCATACAAGCTGTTCAAAACCGATGGTCCATTGAAGGATACAATATTGGATTGTTTTTGGCATAGCTTGGACTTCTTTGAGCATTGTGGCTGTGTTTACTACCGTGACCTGATCACACAATGGATACTTGAAGGCTACTTTGATCCTGTTAGGTCTGTCGAAAAGGCGTACCAGGATGGTCATTCTATCTTCATGGAGCTTATAGACCGCGGAATGCTGAagatacaagaaaacaatgtgGTAGTACCAGAGATGGCGATGAGAAATGTAATTGATCCTCGACGTGGTGGGCATTTAGGGAAATCTCGGCTTGGATTTTCTAGAGTCTATGGTGGTAACAAGAGAAAAGGAATAGGGAAAATCACCCAACTTGATGATATGATTAAAACAGTGCAAGCAAAGAAAGGAGACAAGATTACCACGATTCTGGTTAGTGGAGATCGTCTGCGTCGCGTAACTCCTAAAAAGTTCTTCAAGAATCTGAAAGAGCTTGAAGTACTTGGCCTTTTTGAGCCCACAGTAAAACCATTTGTCCCGTCTTTTTCAGATCAGCTCAAACTCCTCCGGGTTCTTATAATCAGGGACTGTGATCTCCTGAAAAGCATTGAAGAGCTTAAGGCTCTTACAAAGCTAAATACTCTTGAAGTTTCTGGTGCTAGCTCCCTGAGcaaaatatctgaaaaatTCTTTGAGTCATTTCCTGAACTCCGAAGTCTTCACCTCTCTGGGCTTAAGATCGAGTCTTCCCCTCCCAGTATTTCTGGCCTGAAGGAACTTCACTGTCTCATCATCAAAGACTGCCCTTTATTGCAAGATCTGCCAAACATACAAGAACTAGTAAATCTTGAGGTTGTTGATGTTTCTGGTGCTAGTGGGCTTCGAACTTGTTTCGACAACGCAGATGGTgccaagaaaaacaagagcaaaaacaaaaacttttatctTCTTACAAAACTTCAGCATCTTGACTTCTCGGGGAGCCAAATAGAGCGACTGCCAATATTCCAGGATTCTGCGGTGGCCGCCAAGCTTCACTCCTTGACTCGGCTCTTGTTGCGCAACTGTAGCAAATTGAGAAGGTTGCCTAGTTTGAAGCCCTTGTCAGGACTTCAAATTCTTGATCTTTCTGGCACTACGAGCTTAGTGGAAATGCTTGAAGTGTGCTTCGAGGATAAGCTTGAACTCAAAACTCTTAATCTCTCGGGAACTAATCTTAGCGAGTTGGCTACCACCATCGAGGACCTGTCCAGTCTCAACGAACTCCTCCTACGTGATTGCATCAACCTAGATGCCATCCCAAACATCGAGAAACTAGAAAATCTCGAAGTCATTGATGTTTCCGGCAGTGCCAAGCTGGCAAAGATTGAGGGATCAtttgagaaaatgttttaCCTACGTGTAGTGGATCTGTCTGGAACCCAAGTGGAGACACCAGAGTTGCCAGCGGATACCAAAATCCATTGTCTGAAGCGTTTTACTCGGGCAGATGGAAAATGTTTTGAACGTGACACATGGAGAGAAATAAAGGAAGACATTGAACGTGATAGGTCTGAGAATGCCAGCTCCTCTGATGCAGTTGTTATATCTCAAGAAATCACAGAAAAGAAGCCTGTAGAAATAAGAGAGGTTGAATCGAATGCACCTCGCGCCAGTGATTGTACCGAGAAAGTAGATGTCAACAAGGAACGTCTTCTTAAAGTCCCCATAGATAGGGCTCTATATCAGAAGGCACTAACATCACTTGTTGATTCCAAAATTCCACAAGAAGAAGTCTTGGAGATCAATGAAACTAATAAGCTAGATGAGGAAGCACTAGCTAGTGCTGAGTTTGTGTCTTTTGTGGACTGTACTCCTGAAAGGGTCAAATCTATCTTTGAGAAGGCCAAATTGGTGAAGGGTTGCTGGCTAAGGATGTGCTTTGACATAAAAGACCCTTTCGATGGTGTGGATGAGGAGAACTTGAAATCACTGGAGACTTTATCGATTACAAACCTTCTCTCATTGGAGACTATAAGCTTTATTGCTAAGTTAGAGAATCTGAAGAACCTAAGCTTAGATTGCTGCCCGAAAATCAAAACGATTTTCCCGGAGATGCCTGCCAGCCTACCAGTCCTGAATTTAAAGCATTGTGAGAACCTGGAGAAAGTTGTTGTAGGAGTTGAAGTGTCAACTCACACTAATCTGGATTTGAAAGTGGAGAATTGTCCAAAATTCGGG GACTACGTAATGGTTGACCACAGTGATGTACCTCCACCACATGAATGCTGA
- a CDS encoding Leucine-rich repeat (LRR) family protein (Leucine-rich repeat (LRR) family protein; INVOLVED IN: defense response; LOCATED IN: cytosol; EXPRESSED IN: 22 plant structures; EXPRESSED DURING: 13 growth stages; CONTAINS InterPro DOMAIN/s: Disease resistance protein (InterPro:IPR000767); BEST Arabidopsis thaliana protein match is: NB-ARC domain-containing disease resistance protein (TAIR:AT4G19050.1); Has 21605 Blast hits to 14378 proteins in 991 species: Archae - 45; Bacteria - 2120; Metazoa - 5951; Fungi - 1098; Plants - 7277; Viruses - 59; Other Eukaryotes - 5055 (source: NCBI BLink).) → MSDPLKMAAETEEIKPVPAAMGEKKDVVLCKKIVETLGGGGDQRVLLVGEAGIGKTRMAQMVDKEASKDVLCYQTLWLHLNRKFKVNDNYIKEKKFEDEWSLYENIASQLSLYSDFEETEVGERDEDEEEEKKVEDLLKDLKPKIEKYLLEKKEAVVKKLEDDKKKKEKEAAEKLEAEKKLVDPAAKKAKDHGNKNPTDAAKEKTTQVVAGGEDKAQTSSERKPYLLLILDDEGMTSEYEVMVHLGLEDFLKDHTPRKILITRRQETEEATKSGEHAEGEANDSQSGEKKEDTDGEDEIRSADKEEPESQARVKTEEKHEKVVPPTIDDLWGSTNTYGEITFQTTNESQDLLESFNLKEAEALFTSSMFFKDMPNFFFDPVPGTDEKLLNHMLKKSKSLPAAINVLAKSLEYTVKSKSYKLNKDEEERLLKEKIEMVLSAERGNPSDQESSSESPKKASGENPILLLAYKLFKTDGPLKDTILDCFWHSLDFFEHCGCVYYRDLITQWILEGYFDPVRSVEKAYQDGHSIFMELIDRGMLKIQENNVVVPEMAMRNVIDPRRGGHLGKSRLGFSRVYGGNKRKGIGKITQLDDMIKTVQAKKGDKITTILVSGDRLRRVTPKKFFKNLKELEVLGLFEPTVKPFVPSFSDQLKLLRVLIIRDCDLLKSIEELKALTKLNTLEVSGASSLSKISEKFFESFPELRSLHLSGLKIESSPPSISGLKELHCLIIKDCPLLQDLPNIQELVNLEVVDVSGASGLRTCFDNADGAKKNKSKNKNFYLLTKLQHLDFSGSQIERLPIFQDSAVAAKLHSLTRLLLRNCSKLRRLPSLKPLSGLQILDLSGTTSLVEMLEVCFEDKLELKTLNLSGTNLSELATTIEDLSSLNELLLRDCINLDAIPNIEKLENLEVIDVSGSAKLAKIEGSFEKMFYLRVVDLSGTQVETPELPADTKIHCLKRFTRADGKCFERDTWREIKEDIERDRSENASSSDAVVISQEITEKKPVEIREVESNAPRASDCTEKVDVNKERLLKVPIDRALYQKALTSLVDSKIPQEEVLEINETNKLDEEALASAEFVSFVDCTPERVKSIFEKAKLVKGCWLRMCFDIKDPFDGVDEENLKSLETLSITNLLSLETISFIAKLENLKNLSLDCCPKIKTIFPEMPASLPVLNLKHCENLEKVVVGVEVSTHTNLDLKVENCPKFGVVCA, encoded by the exons ATGTCTGATCCGTTGAAGATGGCGGCCGAGACGGAGGAGATTAAACCAG TTCCAGCAGCAATGGGAGAAAAGAAGGATGTGGTGTTGTGTAAGAAGATAGTGGAAACTCTGGGAGGAGGTGGTGATCAAAGAGTATTGCTGGTTGGCGAAGCTGGGATCGGGAAGACAAGGATGGCACAAATGGTTGACAAAGAAGCCTCTAAGGATGTTCTTTGCTACCAGACTCTCTGGTTGCATCTCAACAGGAAGTTTAAAGTCAACGACAACTATatcaaggagaagaagtttgAAGACGAATGGTCTCTTTATGAGAACATAGCTTCACAGCTATCTTTATACTCTGATTTTGAAGAGACTGAAGTCGGTgaaagagatgaagatgaggaagaggagaagaaggttgAAGATTTGCTCAAGGATTTGAAGCCCAAGATTGAGAAGTATCTCTTGGAAAAGAAGGAAGCCGTCGTGAAAAAATTGGAGgatgacaagaagaagaaggagaaggaagccGCAGAGAAACTGGAGGCTGAGAAAAAACTGGTGGATCCGGCTgcgaaaaaagcaaaagaccATGGAAACAAGAATCCAACCGATGCCGCAAAGGAGAAAACGACTCAAGTAGTAGCCGGAGGAGAGGATAAAGCTCAGACATCATCTGAAAGAAAGCCGtatcttcttttgattcttgaCGATGAAGGAATGACCAGTGAGTACGAGGTGATGGTGCATTTAGGCCTTGAGGATTTTCTGAAAGATCACACACCTCGAAAAATCCTTATTACAAGAAGACAAGAAACTGAGGAGGCTACAAAATCTGGTGAGCATGCTGAGGGGGAGGCAAATGATTCGCAATCCGGGGAAAAGAAAGAGGACACAGATGGTGAAGACGAAATTAGATCAGCTGATAAGGAGGAACCTGAGTCTCAAGCCCGGGtcaaaacagaggagaaacaTGAAAAAGTTGTACCTCCTACCATAGATGACTTATGGGGGAGCACAAACACTTATGGTGAAATTACGTTCCAGACCACAAATGAGTCACAAGATTTACTTGAATCATTCAACCTAAAGGAGGCAGAGGCTTTATTTACTTCGTCCATGTTTTTCAAGGATATGccaaattttttctttgacccCGTTCCTGGGACTGATGAGAAACTGTTAAACCACATGCTGAAAAAGAGCAAGAGTTTGCCAGCTGCAATCAACGTGCTCGCCAAGTCCCTAGAGTACACTGTCAAGAGCAAGTCCTATAAGCTTAATAAGgacgaagaagagaggttactaaaagaaaagatagaaATGGTTCTCTCGGCTGAGCGGGGTAATCCATCCGACCAGGAATCTAGTTCTGAGAGCCCTAAGAAAGCAAGTGGAGAAAATCCAATCCTGCTTCTTGCATACAAGCTGTTCAAAACCGATGGTCCATTGAAGGATACAATATTGGATTGTTTTTGGCATAGCTTGGACTTCTTTGAGCATTGTGGCTGTGTTTACTACCGTGACCTGATCACACAATGGATACTTGAAGGCTACTTTGATCCTGTTAGGTCTGTCGAAAAGGCGTACCAGGATGGTCATTCTATCTTCATGGAGCTTATAGACCGCGGAATGCTGAagatacaagaaaacaatgtgGTAGTACCAGAGATGGCGATGAGAAATGTAATTGATCCTCGACGTGGTGGGCATTTAGGGAAATCTCGGCTTGGATTTTCTAGAGTCTATGGTGGTAACAAGAGAAAAGGAATAGGGAAAATCACCCAACTTGATGATATGATTAAAACAGTGCAAGCAAAGAAAGGAGACAAGATTACCACGATTCTGGTTAGTGGAGATCGTCTGCGTCGCGTAACTCCTAAAAAGTTCTTCAAGAATCTGAAAGAGCTTGAAGTACTTGGCCTTTTTGAGCCCACAGTAAAACCATTTGTCCCGTCTTTTTCAGATCAGCTCAAACTCCTCCGGGTTCTTATAATCAGGGACTGTGATCTCCTGAAAAGCATTGAAGAGCTTAAGGCTCTTACAAAGCTAAATACTCTTGAAGTTTCTGGTGCTAGCTCCCTGAGcaaaatatctgaaaaatTCTTTGAGTCATTTCCTGAACTCCGAAGTCTTCACCTCTCTGGGCTTAAGATCGAGTCTTCCCCTCCCAGTATTTCTGGCCTGAAGGAACTTCACTGTCTCATCATCAAAGACTGCCCTTTATTGCAAGATCTGCCAAACATACAAGAACTAGTAAATCTTGAGGTTGTTGATGTTTCTGGTGCTAGTGGGCTTCGAACTTGTTTCGACAACGCAGATGGTgccaagaaaaacaagagcaaaaacaaaaacttttatctTCTTACAAAACTTCAGCATCTTGACTTCTCGGGGAGCCAAATAGAGCGACTGCCAATATTCCAGGATTCTGCGGTGGCCGCCAAGCTTCACTCCTTGACTCGGCTCTTGTTGCGCAACTGTAGCAAATTGAGAAGGTTGCCTAGTTTGAAGCCCTTGTCAGGACTTCAAATTCTTGATCTTTCTGGCACTACGAGCTTAGTGGAAATGCTTGAAGTGTGCTTCGAGGATAAGCTTGAACTCAAAACTCTTAATCTCTCGGGAACTAATCTTAGCGAGTTGGCTACCACCATCGAGGACCTGTCCAGTCTCAACGAACTCCTCCTACGTGATTGCATCAACCTAGATGCCATCCCAAACATCGAGAAACTAGAAAATCTCGAAGTCATTGATGTTTCCGGCAGTGCCAAGCTGGCAAAGATTGAGGGATCAtttgagaaaatgttttaCCTACGTGTAGTGGATCTGTCTGGAACCCAAGTGGAGACACCAGAGTTGCCAGCGGATACCAAAATCCATTGTCTGAAGCGTTTTACTCGGGCAGATGGAAAATGTTTTGAACGTGACACATGGAGAGAAATAAAGGAAGACATTGAACGTGATAGGTCTGAGAATGCCAGCTCCTCTGATGCAGTTGTTATATCTCAAGAAATCACAGAAAAGAAGCCTGTAGAAATAAGAGAGGTTGAATCGAATGCACCTCGCGCCAGTGATTGTACCGAGAAAGTAGATGTCAACAAGGAACGTCTTCTTAAAGTCCCCATAGATAGGGCTCTATATCAGAAGGCACTAACATCACTTGTTGATTCCAAAATTCCACAAGAAGAAGTCTTGGAGATCAATGAAACTAATAAGCTAGATGAGGAAGCACTAGCTAGTGCTGAGTTTGTGTCTTTTGTGGACTGTACTCCTGAAAGGGTCAAATCTATCTTTGAGAAGGCCAAATTGGTGAAGGGTTGCTGGCTAAGGATGTGCTTTGACATAAAAGACCCTTTCGATGGTGTGGATGAGGAGAACTTGAAATCACTGGAGACTTTATCGATTACAAACCTTCTCTCATTGGAGACTATAAGCTTTATTGCTAAGTTAGAGAATCTGAAGAACCTAAGCTTAGATTGCTGCCCGAAAATCAAAACGATTTTCCCGGAGATGCCTGCCAGCCTACCAGTCCTGAATTTAAAGCATTGTGAGAACCTGGAGAAAGTTGTTGTAGGAGTTGAAGTGTCAACTCACACTAATCTGGATTTGAAAGTGGAGAATTGTCCAAAATTCGGG GTCGTATGTGCTTGA